From one Sulfurimonas sp. HSL-3221 genomic stretch:
- a CDS encoding copper chaperone PCu(A)C: MTLLHRVLITALFLVAGLSAQSVEVSGIYVREVPPNMPNSAAFMKLTNATDKPVALVSATSTAAKTVELHEHANVNGMMQMRQIPKIDIPAGGTTMLQPGGLHVMLIGLTQKLKAGENVTITLNFSDGESITLEAPVKKVAGMMMQQKMKCGSGKCGK, translated from the coding sequence ATGACCCTTTTGCATCGCGTATTGATCACAGCACTTTTCCTTGTCGCCGGCCTCTCCGCCCAGTCTGTCGAAGTCTCCGGCATCTATGTCCGCGAAGTCCCGCCGAATATGCCGAACAGTGCCGCATTTATGAAGTTGACGAACGCCACCGACAAACCGGTCGCGCTGGTAAGTGCCACCTCGACGGCTGCCAAGACGGTCGAACTCCACGAACATGCGAACGTCAACGGCATGATGCAGATGCGCCAGATCCCGAAGATCGACATTCCGGCCGGCGGGACGACGATGCTTCAGCCGGGCGGCCTGCATGTCATGCTCATCGGCCTGACACAGAAGCTCAAGGCGGGGGAGAATGTCACGATCACATTGAACTTCTCCGACGGCGAAAGCATTACGCTTGAGGCGCCTGTCAAAAAAGTAGCCGGCATGATGATGCAGCAAAAAATGAAATGCGGCAGCGGTAAGTGCGGTAAGTGA
- a CDS encoding SCO family protein has product MVQRLILILFPILLAAVAYFYVIPAVERSHYDFTLESADGPVSLSDFRDKKAVAVYFGYTYCPDICPTTFSNLTGAMKLLPPEAAEEMQVIFVSVDTNRDTPQSLKEYVEYFYPTYIGATGTKQEIDDVVSRFDGTEYTILEGGSKAMGYTVGHTSYVYFFDKQGNFSSRLNHSIDPRETLTHMEKALGISH; this is encoded by the coding sequence ATGGTCCAACGTCTGATCCTGATTCTTTTCCCCATTTTGCTGGCCGCCGTGGCCTACTTTTATGTTATTCCCGCCGTGGAACGCTCCCATTACGACTTTACCCTTGAGAGTGCCGACGGTCCGGTCAGCCTCAGCGACTTCCGGGACAAAAAAGCCGTCGCCGTCTACTTCGGCTACACCTACTGCCCCGATATCTGCCCGACGACCTTCTCCAATCTCACGGGGGCCATGAAGCTCCTGCCGCCCGAAGCGGCCGAAGAGATGCAGGTGATCTTTGTCAGCGTGGACACCAACCGCGATACGCCGCAGAGCCTCAAGGAGTATGTCGAATACTTCTACCCCACCTACATCGGCGCGACCGGGACGAAGCAGGAGATCGACGACGTCGTCTCACGCTTTGACGGGACCGAATACACGATTCTCGAGGGGGGAAGCAAGGCAATGGGCTACACCGTCGGCCACACCTCCTACGTCTACTTTTTCGACAAACAGGGCAACTTCAGCTCACGCCTGAACCACAGCATCGACCCCCGCGAAACGTTGACGCATATGGAAAAAGCGCTCGGTATCTCCCACTAA